In Sceloporus undulatus isolate JIND9_A2432 ecotype Alabama chromosome 7, SceUnd_v1.1, whole genome shotgun sequence, one DNA window encodes the following:
- the HES4 gene encoding transcription factor HES-4, producing MPADTMEKPTASPIAGAPANSSQTPDKPKSASEHRKSSKPIMEKRRRARINESLGQLKTLILDALKKDSSRHSKLEKADILEMTVKHLRNLQRVQMTAALSADPTVLGKYRAGFNECMNEVTRFLSTCEGVNTEVRSRLLGHLSTCLGQIVAMNYPAPPPPPPPPATGGQPAHMAQPLHVQLPGPAAGAGAMPVPCKLNPAEAMSPKVYGGFQLVPATDGQFAFLIPNPAFPPGTGPVIPLYANSNMPVSSGSTTATPSVSPVQGLTSFGGSLASVSQAGGERSDTVWRPW from the exons ATGCCGGCCGATACGATGGAGAAGCCCACCGCCTCCCCGATCGCAGGGGCCCCCGCGAACTCCAGCCAGACCCCCGACAAGCCCAAGAGCGCCAGCGAACACAGAAAG TCTTCCAAACCCATCATGGAAAAGCGCCGCCGCGCCAGGATTAACGAAAGCCTGGGCCAGCTCAAGACCCTCATCCTGGATGCCTTGAAGAAAGAT AGCTCCAGGCACTCCAAGTTGGAGAAAGCAGACATCCTGGAAATGACCGTCAAGCACCTGCGAAACCTCCAAAGGGTGCAGATGAcag CTGCTCTGAGTGCTGATCCCACCGTTCTAGGCAAATACCGGGCTGGATTTAACGAATGCATGAACGAAGTCACCCGCTTCCTTTCCACCTGTGAAGGCGTGAACACGGAGGTCCGCAGCCGCCTGCTGGGCCACCTCTCCACTTGTCTGGGTCAGATTGTGGCCATGAATTATCCTGCCCCGCCGCCCCCGCCGCCCCCTCCAGCCACAGGCGGGCAGCCAGCCCACATGGCCCAACCTCTGCATGTCCAGTTGCCAGGCCCGGCGGCAGGAGCTGGGGCGATGCCAGTGCCGTGCAAGCTGAACCCCGCCGAAGCCATGTCCCCAAAGGTCTACGGGGGCTTCCAGTTGGTGCCGGCGACCGACGGCCAGTTTGCTTTCCTCATCCCTAACCCAGCTTTCCCGCCTGGCACGGGGCCAGTGATCCCTCTCTACGCCAACTCAAACATGCCAGTTTCCTCTGGCAGCACGACGGCAACGCCTTCGGTCTCCCCGGTGCAAGGGCTCACGTCCTTCGGTGGGAGCTTAGCCTCCGTCTCCCAAGCTGGAGGAGAGCGCAGTGACACCGTCTGGAGGCCCTGGTGA